The following are encoded together in the Fusarium keratoplasticum isolate Fu6.1 chromosome 1, whole genome shotgun sequence genome:
- a CDS encoding RING-type domain-containing protein, with the protein MIGLRRDQQLMPGSFGPEDYIDFYDNPFETLDEIQTAWKDREPPVSWSAKNLSEIDVADIDWHKYDPPAALRKAPNITSQVLLDILWTSLENVKASNLEEDRQKQEAEEQRRLAEEDKGKGKEPYLPIIIPADTSAQPVTTPLVSIICQVGTPVTTNTPEAITKAKANKKRLFALRRLFQRRHEKGESSATGAALGALREQVESPGPFSSRFGRLKKPNPEEEVECVSCLDDFHPKDVIRVTCHSYCHDCFVRLITAACQNEQQWPPKCCLNEIPFKTILRFIPTDLKKTFDDRSKEWEIPVSERVYCSSPSCSLWISPKRIDASRRQGVCDNSHVTCTICRAPAHGGEECPQDNDMNLTNLLAEEEGWKRCFNCNALVEHREACQHMTCRCGTQFCYVCCRRWRTCGCTMEQLTAHKDGAAARRAERRAKEVAEAEELRQILLQIEEFEREEALKAELLRQEQERLEEERRQRELEERVRQESIRRRDIEIKYQELRVLLNDLHDLQQVLVDVDQEKEAEELVIETRAAKEELSKKHETERSDLESLMRTKIAEKEYTLNKDFQIRAAEESKIEEAYHERLQEYWKDKKDGEQEIEASMLALKKRMDQKHHSWQKWKAGELKKYEASLEDNRTFREELMYSAKHRLSDSYKEKEAEMMRRMAAEKKWLEVVILERERLLGEWEVQEVEGDADSLFGRESEEFVDAREALGTASPLKIFDVTRKQDRFLYALAPMVRYGKLAFRQTVHKYGVDLCWTPMVLAKEFNRNSFARDSDLTISSKPNQPATIVQFGANVPLELARASALVAPDVQGVDLNCGCPQSWACAEKLGAALMNHRELVRDMVVETRQRLASDGWGVGLEADMENSKGRSVSVKIRIHKDLRQTMDFLDTVIGHPQNRLVDWVTIHPRTRSTPSTVPIRTEALEILTEKYAGTLPILLSGDVFDLSTLPFQPTITTNNDAPLPSLDKLVLNDTNSAVNLPKPSNTHLSGFMSARGLLANPAMFAGHEACPWEAIETFMCNVARAPLPFKLVQHHIIEMTAPGMGPDKSCLLDKKERAELMKLTNTCEIMDFLDDKIDEKTGRTGGLRRDL; encoded by the exons ATGATCGGTCTGAGGCGTGATCAGCAGCTCATGCCAGGGTCCTTTGGGCCTGAAGACTACATTGACTTCTACGACAACCCTTTTGAAACACTTGATGAGATTCAAACTGCTTGGAAGGACCGCGAGCCGCCTGTTTCCTGGTCGGCAAAGAACCTCTCAGAGATCGACGTCGCTGATATCGATTGGCATAAATACGACCCTCCAGCTGCACTCAGAAAGGCCCCCAATATCACATCTCAAGTTCTGCTTGATATTCTTTGGACGTCACTCGAGAATGTCAAGGCTAGTAACCTCGAGGAAGATCGCCAAAAGCAAGAAGCTGAGGAGCAACGGAGGCTGGCCGAGGaagacaagggcaagggcaaggagccaTATCTGCCCATCATTATTCCAGCCGACACTTCTGCTCAACCGGTTACTACTCCACTGGTCTCTATCATATGTCAAGTCGGCACACCTGTAACCACAAACACACCCGAAGCCATCACGAAAGCaaaggccaacaagaagcgTCTGTTTGCGCTCCGTCGATTATTCCAACGGAGGCATGAGAAGGGTGAAAGCAGTGCCACTGGGGCAGCTCTCGGGGCATTACGAGAGCAGGTTGAGTCGCCAGGGCCATTCTCTAGTCGATTCGGTCGCTTAAAAAAGCCGAACCCTGAGGAAGAGGT CGAGTGCGTGTCCTGCCTCGATGACTTCCACCCCAAGGACGTCATCAGGGTAACATGTCACAGCTACTGCCATGATTGTTTTGTCCGGCTCATTACTGCTGCGTGTCAAAATGAGCAGCAATGGCCTCCAAAGTGCTGCTTAAACGAGATCCCTTTCAAGACGATCCTGCGGTTCATCCCGACCGACCTCAAGAAGACATTTGACGACCGATCCAAGGAGTGGGAGATCCCCGTCAGCGAACGTGTTTACTGCAGCAGCCCAAGCTGCAGCCTCTGGATCAGTCCCAAGCGCATCGATGCCAGTAGACGCCAAGGAGTCTGCGATAATTCTCATGTGACATGCACGATATGCCGTGCTCCCGCTCACGGAGGAGAGGAATGCCCGCAGGACAATGACATGAACCTTACCAATCTCTTGGCTGAAGAGGAAGGATGGAAAAGATGCTTCAACTGCAACGCCCTGGTAGAGCACAGGGAGGCTTGCCAACACATGACTTGCCGATGCGGTACTCAATTCTGCTATGTCTGTTGCCGGCGATGGCGGACATGCGGCTGCACGATGGAGCAGCTCACTGCACACAAGGACGGTGCAGCAGCTCGACGTGCTGAGAGAAGAGCCAAAGAAGTGGCTGAAGCCGAAGAGTTGCGCCAAATTCTACTTCAGATTGAGGAGTTtgaacgagaagaagccctcAAGGCAGAACTACTGCGTCAGGAGCAGGAGAggctggaagaagagcgTCGGCAACGCGAACTTGAGGAAAGAGTCCGGCAAGAGAGTATCCGCCGCAGGGATATTGAAATCAAGTATCAAGAGTTGCGTGTTTTACTTAACGATTTGCACGATTTGCAGCAAGTGTTGGTTGATGTCGATCAAGaaaaggaggctgaggagttGGTCATCGAAACCAGGGCTGCAAAGGAAGAGCTCTCAAAGAAGCACGAAACCGAGAGGTCTGATTTGGAGTCCCTCATGAGGACAAAGATAGCTGAGAAGGAGTACACGCTTAACAAGGACTTTCAGATCCGAGCAGCcgaggagagcaagatcGAGGAGGCCTACCACGAGCGACTTCAAGAATActggaaggacaagaaggacggAGAACAGGAGATCGAGGCTTCCATGCTAGCCCTGAAGAAGCGCATGGACCAGAAGCACCACTCGTGGCAGAAGTGGAAAGCTGGGGAGCTGAAGAAGTATGAAGCTTCACTCGAGGATAATAGGACATTCCGCGAGGAGCTCATGTACAGTGCCAAGCACAGATTGAGCGATTCTTAcaaagagaaggaggcggaGATGATGAGACGGATGGCAGCTGAGAAGAAGTGGCTCGAGGTTGTGATTTTGGAAAGGGAGAGGTTGCTGGGTGAGTGGGAGGTTCAGGAGGTTGAAGGAGACGCAGATAGCCTGTTCGGGAGAGAGTCTGAGGAGTTTGTGGATGCCCGTGAGGCTTTGGGCACAGCTTC CCCCCTCAAGATATTCGATGTCACTCGGAAACAGGACCGTTTTCTATATGCTCTTGCGCCTATGGTGCGGTACGGAAAG CTCGCCTTCAGACAGACAGTTCACAAGTATGGCGTCGACCTCTGCTGGACTCCCATGGTTCTGGCCAAGGAGTTCAATCGTAATAGCTTTGCTCGAGATAGCG ACTTGACCATCTCCAGCAAACCCAACCAGCCTGCAACCATTGTGCAGTTCGGAGCCAACGTCCCCCTCGAGCTAGCTCGAGCATCTGCCCTCGTTGCGCCCGACGTTCAGGGCGTCGACCTCAACTGCGGGTGTCCACAGTCCTGGGCCTGCGCTGAGAAGTTGGGCGCCGCCCTGATGAACCATCGCGAGTTGGTCCGCGACATGGTTGTCGAGACTCGACAGCGCCTGGCCAGTGACGGATGGGGTGttggcctcgaggccgaTATGGAAAACTCCAAGGGCCGGAGCGTGAGTGTCAAGATTAGGATACATAAGGATCTGAG GCAGACCATGGACTTCCTCGACACCGTGATAGGACATCCTCAGAACCGCCTAGTTGACTGGGTTACTATCCacccaaggacaagatcaacgcCATCCACCGTCCCAATTAGAACCGAGGCACTCGAGATCCTGACGGAGAAGTATGCTGGCACGCTCCCGATCCTCCTGTCAGGAGACGTCTTTGACCTCAGCACGCTCCCTTTCCAGCCcacaatcaccaccaacaacgacGCccccttgccgtccttggaCAAGCTGGTCCTCAACGACACCAACTCGGCCGTCAACCTGCCAAAGCCGAGCAACACCCACCTCTCCGGCTTCATGTCCGCCCGCGGCCTGCTCGCCAACCCAGCCATGTTCGCCGGTCACGAGGCCTGCCCCTGGGAGGCCATCGAGACCTTCATGTGCAACGTTGCCCGTGCACCACTCCCCTTCAAGCTGGTGCAGCACCACATCATCGAGATGACTGCACCCGGGATGGGTCCTGACAAGTCATGTCTCCTGGATAAAAAGGAGCGTGCAGAGCTCATGAAGCTGACGAATACATGCGAGATCATGGACTTTCTCGATGACAagattgatgagaagacgggGAGAACTGGTGGCCTCAGACGAGACCTATGA